The following proteins are encoded in a genomic region of Lachnospiraceae bacterium KM106-2:
- a CDS encoding DNA-binding response regulator, AraC family, whose product MSLLDRLDKVNIFPFAKMEKSNIDPNKNWQSNPVLGWVMYHQTPEGSTTGLGCSVDGHHNSFHAEHCSSTIHSHDYFELRYILKGEIQQKFGKDLFIFRENELLIIGRGVEHYELNPSVDSIYFDLFLPMDIFDYSFTQKVSSQILLTFLNRISVEKHQGNGYLHFKPKNSPHTEEYLSAIADEIEFLNDGYQYFIKGLLVRLLEDLSTNYDLQLCRFDQKKLRELIFFKVDEYMHIHYQTVSLEALCNEFHYSVSYFNKLIHEYCGESYVEHLQKIRLKKAKELLTTTDLSIKKIAHQTGYRNIGYFYKIFQKTYGVYPSNIHE is encoded by the coding sequence ATGAGCTTATTAGACCGTCTAGATAAAGTAAACATTTTTCCCTTTGCCAAAATGGAAAAATCAAATATCGATCCCAATAAAAATTGGCAATCAAATCCAGTTCTTGGCTGGGTCATGTATCATCAAACACCAGAAGGATCAACAACTGGTTTAGGCTGTAGTGTAGATGGCCATCATAATTCCTTCCATGCCGAACACTGCTCCTCTACCATACATAGCCATGATTATTTCGAACTACGCTATATTCTTAAAGGAGAGATTCAACAAAAGTTTGGTAAAGATCTATTTATCTTCCGTGAAAATGAATTACTTATCATCGGTCGTGGTGTGGAACATTATGAACTCAATCCTTCTGTTGACTCTATCTATTTTGATTTATTCTTACCTATGGATATCTTCGATTACTCTTTCACTCAAAAAGTATCCTCACAAATTCTTTTGACATTTCTAAATCGAATTTCTGTAGAGAAACATCAAGGTAATGGCTATCTTCATTTTAAGCCGAAGAATTCTCCTCATACTGAAGAATATCTTTCTGCAATTGCGGACGAAATTGAATTTTTAAATGATGGCTATCAATATTTTATTAAAGGTCTTTTAGTTCGTTTGTTAGAAGATCTTTCTACTAATTATGACTTGCAGCTTTGCCGTTTTGATCAAAAGAAATTGCGAGAATTGATCTTTTTTAAAGTTGATGAATATATGCATATCCACTATCAAACAGTATCTCTCGAAGCCTTATGTAATGAATTTCATTACTCCGTATCCTATTTTAATAAACTGATTCACGAGTACTGCGGCGAATCCTATGTAGAACATCTTCAAAAAATCCGCCTCAAAAAAGCAAAAGAGCTTCTTACAACAACGGATCTATCCATAAAAAAAATAGCCCATCAAACAGGCTATCGTAATATTGGCTATTTCTATAAAATATTTCAAAAAACTTATGGTGTTTATCCTTCTAACATCCATGAATAA
- a CDS encoding putative iron-sulfur cluster assembly scaffold protein for SUF system, SufE2, with translation MSNRTFYNEILIDHNSHPYHKKVLEDADIVLEGVNPSCGDDIWLQLKVKEDKIEDAAFYGSGCAISQASADLMIDLILGRSKSEALTYIELFYDMIQGKLTEEEMEQLEEASCLRDISHMPARVKCAVLSWHTLETMIQN, from the coding sequence ATGAGTAATCGAACCTTTTATAATGAAATACTGATCGATCACAATTCGCACCCCTATCATAAAAAGGTATTAGAAGATGCAGATATTGTTCTTGAGGGAGTGAATCCTAGCTGTGGGGATGATATCTGGTTACAGTTAAAGGTGAAGGAGGACAAGATTGAGGATGCTGCCTTTTATGGCAGCGGATGTGCGATTTCACAGGCATCTGCCGATTTGATGATCGATCTCATCCTTGGAAGGAGTAAGTCAGAGGCACTCACTTATATCGAACTATTTTATGATATGATCCAGGGAAAACTTACGGAAGAAGAAATGGAACAGCTTGAGGAAGCATCTTGTTTAAGAGATATTTCCCATATGCCTGCAAGAGTAAAATGTGCAGTGCTTAGTTGGCATACCTTAGAAACGATGATACAGAATTAG
- a CDS encoding cysteine desulfurase, SufS subfamily, with the protein MLTVQQRNKEVNQYQNDFPYRKNSSIIYLDNAATTQKPDCVLRAVDKFYKERNANPFRGLYELSYEATKAYETARKVVQKFIGAPSEKEIIFTRNTTESLNLVAYSYGLSHLRKGDEIVVSIMEHHSNLLPWQMVARQTGAKLRFLECDSDGIITEENIARTITRKTKLIAITQVSNVLGRVNPIRQLAQLVHRNEGVIVVDAAQSILHHSLNVELLDSDFIAFSGHKMLAPMGIGVLYGRQYLLEEMPPFLRGGEMIERVTRTGATFAELPHKFEAGTVNAADAVGLAEAIRYLQNIGYPKINLLETKLMNHLMKEMKSLDEVHIIGAADPSEHCGIVTFTVDGVHPHDVASILNEDQIAVRAGHHCAQPLLDYLGVPSTVRASICFYNSIEEIDRFLISLSQVRRKMGYE; encoded by the coding sequence ATGCTCACAGTACAGCAACGGAATAAAGAGGTAAATCAATATCAAAACGATTTTCCATATAGAAAAAACTCTTCCATTATATATTTAGATAATGCTGCGACCACTCAGAAACCAGATTGTGTATTACGTGCAGTCGATAAGTTTTATAAAGAGAGAAATGCCAATCCATTTCGTGGACTTTATGAACTGAGTTACGAGGCAACGAAAGCATATGAGACTGCGAGAAAAGTAGTACAGAAATTCATCGGTGCCCCTTCTGAGAAAGAAATCATATTTACAAGAAATACAACAGAGAGCTTGAATCTGGTTGCCTATAGTTATGGACTTTCACACTTAAGAAAAGGTGATGAGATTGTCGTCAGTATTATGGAACATCATAGTAATCTACTGCCTTGGCAGATGGTTGCCAGACAGACAGGGGCAAAACTAAGATTCCTAGAATGTGATTCTGATGGAATCATCACGGAAGAAAATATAGCAAGGACAATTACTAGAAAAACGAAGTTGATAGCAATTACACAGGTATCTAATGTATTAGGCAGGGTAAATCCAATTCGTCAACTTGCTCAATTAGTTCATAGAAATGAGGGAGTTATTGTAGTGGATGCAGCACAAAGCATCCTACATCATAGTCTAAATGTAGAATTATTAGATAGTGATTTTATTGCCTTTTCAGGTCATAAAATGTTGGCACCAATGGGGATCGGTGTTTTATATGGAAGGCAATATCTATTAGAGGAGATGCCACCCTTTTTACGTGGAGGAGAGATGATCGAGAGAGTAACGAGAACAGGAGCTACATTTGCAGAACTGCCTCATAAATTTGAGGCAGGAACTGTAAATGCAGCGGATGCAGTCGGGCTTGCAGAGGCAATACGGTATCTGCAGAATATCGGCTATCCAAAGATTAATCTGTTAGAAACAAAACTTATGAATCATTTAATGAAAGAGATGAAAAGCTTGGATGAAGTCCATATTATTGGGGCGGCTGACCCAAGTGAGCATTGTGGTATTGTGACTTTTACAGTTGACGGTGTACACCCTCATGATGTGGCATCAATTCTTAATGAAGATCAGATTGCAGTTCGTGCAGGACATCATTGTGCACAGCCATTATTAGATTATTTAGGAGTTCCTTCTACGGTACGTGCAAGTATCTGTTTTTATAATTCGATCGAAGAGATTGATAGATTTCTGATAAGTCTTAGTCAGGTAAGGAGAAAAATGGGATATGAGTAA
- a CDS encoding iron-sulfur cluster assembly protein SufD: protein MRKNASIVMNHLPVSTWNHLGVNNAEATLLPKIDRSCNIQWEFGDESEIILSKNVNLLLKLRTGMGEDMDRMLRESPVLTDMISVEKNHIAKEPVRIQLLYQENSSYGNHFTIHAAPNSEITVIMDYSSKEEIKALALTQVHMLAEQNSKIRLIQVQRLGQKMIQFNDLGGLCEDNALIEIIQADFGAGKMYSGCFTELLGRNSKVSVDIGYQEKQSQSYDMNYVVNHYGKKSESSIKVNGILEDHAFKLFRGTIDFKKGAKGANGEEAEEVLLIGNDMINKTVPLILCEEEEVQGNHGATIGKLSEEVMFYLQSRGLKTEEVYTMIANAKIDLLCQKIQDERTAKLLAKYKKGGN from the coding sequence ATGCGAAAGAATGCAAGTATTGTGATGAATCATCTTCCAGTCAGTACGTGGAATCATCTGGGAGTGAATAATGCTGAGGCAACGTTACTGCCCAAGATAGATCGAAGTTGTAATATTCAATGGGAGTTTGGAGATGAGAGTGAAATCATATTATCTAAGAATGTGAATCTTCTTTTGAAATTACGAACAGGAATGGGAGAAGATATGGACCGAATGTTGAGAGAGTCTCCTGTCTTAACAGATATGATCAGCGTTGAAAAGAACCATATAGCAAAAGAGCCAGTACGGATCCAGCTATTGTATCAAGAAAATTCTTCATATGGAAACCATTTTACCATTCATGCGGCACCTAATAGTGAGATAACAGTGATTATGGATTATAGTTCTAAGGAGGAGATAAAAGCTCTGGCACTGACACAGGTTCACATGCTAGCAGAGCAGAATTCTAAAATACGTCTGATTCAGGTACAGCGTTTGGGGCAGAAGATGATACAGTTTAATGACCTGGGCGGATTGTGTGAGGATAATGCATTAATAGAGATTATACAAGCAGATTTTGGTGCGGGTAAAATGTATAGCGGATGTTTTACCGAATTACTAGGAAGAAATAGTAAAGTATCGGTTGATATTGGTTATCAGGAAAAACAGTCACAATCGTATGATATGAATTATGTAGTAAATCACTATGGAAAAAAGTCTGAGAGCAGCATTAAGGTAAATGGTATTTTAGAAGATCACGCATTTAAGCTGTTTCGTGGGACCATCGATTTCAAGAAAGGTGCAAAAGGAGCCAATGGAGAGGAGGCAGAAGAGGTACTATTAATTGGTAACGATATGATTAATAAAACAGTTCCATTGATTTTATGTGAGGAAGAGGAGGTACAAGGCAATCATGGAGCTACGATCGGAAAGCTTAGTGAAGAAGTTATGTTCTATTTACAATCAAGAGGACTAAAAACAGAAGAAGTATATACCATGATTGCAAATGCAAAGATTGATCTATTATGTCAAAAGATACAGGATGAAAGGACAGCCAAACTATTAGCTAAGTATAAGAAGGGAGGGAATTAA
- a CDS encoding iron-sulfur cluster assembly protein SufB: protein MEKTYVEDIDRSIYDFRNKDTDSYRIKNGLTEDTVKLISREKEDPEWMAAFRLKALTAFNKIPLPDWGPSLEGLDMDQIATYVRPNTSMKGKWEEVPEEIKETFERLGIPQAERSSLAGVGAQYDSELVYHNVKEEVRAQGVIYTDIESALKGEFADVVKKHFMKLITPLDHKFAALHGAVWSGGSFVYVPKGVSVEIPLQSYFRLNAPGAGQFEHTLIIVEEGAYLHFIEGCSAPKYSVANLHAGCVELFVGKNATLRYSTIENWSKNMYNLNSKRALVEEGGTMEWVSGSFGSHISYLYPMTILKGKGAHTEFTGITFAGHGQNLDTGAKVVHCAPETSSYINTKSISKDGGISTTRSSVKITESAKNSKSAVSCTSLMLDSYSKSDTIPVMDIRTSEADVGHEAKIGRISDEAIFYLMSRGVSEENARALIVSGFADKVSKELPLEYAIEMNNLIKLEMKGSIG from the coding sequence ATGGAAAAGACATATGTAGAAGATATTGATCGCAGTATTTATGACTTTAGAAATAAGGATACAGATTCATATCGGATCAAGAATGGATTAACTGAGGATACGGTAAAGTTAATTTCCAGAGAAAAAGAAGATCCAGAATGGATGGCTGCATTTCGATTAAAGGCATTGACTGCATTTAACAAGATTCCGTTACCAGACTGGGGGCCATCTCTAGAAGGATTAGATATGGATCAGATTGCTACCTATGTACGTCCGAATACATCGATGAAGGGCAAGTGGGAAGAGGTTCCAGAAGAAATTAAAGAAACCTTTGAACGGCTTGGTATTCCTCAGGCAGAACGAAGTTCCTTAGCAGGTGTTGGAGCTCAGTATGATTCGGAACTTGTTTATCACAATGTGAAAGAAGAAGTGCGTGCTCAGGGAGTTATTTATACAGACATTGAAAGCGCATTAAAAGGTGAATTTGCGGATGTGGTAAAAAAGCATTTTATGAAACTGATCACTCCTTTAGATCATAAATTTGCAGCACTCCATGGAGCAGTATGGTCAGGCGGATCATTTGTCTATGTTCCGAAGGGAGTTTCCGTTGAGATACCGTTACAATCTTATTTTCGACTAAATGCACCAGGAGCAGGGCAATTTGAACACACGCTGATCATTGTTGAGGAAGGAGCTTATCTTCATTTTATCGAGGGGTGTTCTGCACCAAAGTATAGTGTGGCGAATCTTCATGCTGGATGTGTAGAACTTTTTGTCGGAAAGAATGCCACATTACGTTACTCCACTATTGAAAACTGGTCTAAAAATATGTACAACCTTAATTCAAAAAGGGCATTAGTCGAAGAAGGAGGTACGATGGAATGGGTATCCGGATCCTTTGGGTCTCACATTTCATATCTATATCCGATGACTATTTTAAAGGGAAAAGGTGCTCATACGGAGTTTACTGGAATTACATTTGCTGGTCATGGACAAAACTTAGATACGGGTGCTAAGGTAGTTCATTGTGCTCCAGAGACAAGTTCCTATATTAACACGAAATCCATTTCCAAGGATGGAGGAATTAGTACTACAAGAAGTTCTGTTAAAATCACCGAAAGTGCGAAAAATAGTAAATCTGCAGTATCTTGTACTTCCTTAATGTTAGATAGCTATTCAAAATCGGATACCATACCAGTAATGGATATTCGGACAAGTGAGGCAGACGTTGGACATGAGGCTAAGATCGGAAGAATCAGTGATGAAGCAATCTTTTATCTTATGAGTCGTGGAGTTAGTGAAGAAAATGCAAGAGCTCTGATTGTGAGCGGCTTTGCAGATAAGGTGTCAAAAGAATTACCTTTGGAGTACGCAATTGAGATGAATAATCTGATCAAGTTAGAAATGAAGGGAAGTATTGGATAG
- a CDS encoding iron-sulfur cluster assembly ATPase protein SufC, producing MGNEIVKIENLKVSVENKEILHGINLTIKEGETHVLMGPNGAGKSTLGYALMGHPQYRCTKGNIFLYGSSILEETPDTRARQGMFLSFQNPLEVPGVSLENFIRSALEQKIGKRIPYIQFRKVLFDKMRLLQMDTEYARRDLNVGFSGGEKKKAEILQLLMFEPTVAILDETDSGLDVDAVRTVSKGVQEYQTNKERGLLIITHSTKILESLAVDYTHILVDGTIVETGDASLIEEVNKNGFEQFLSCMK from the coding sequence ATGGGAAATGAGATAGTTAAAATAGAAAATCTTAAAGTAAGTGTCGAGAATAAAGAGATTCTTCACGGAATCAACCTTACCATTAAGGAAGGCGAAACACATGTGTTAATGGGTCCCAATGGAGCTGGAAAATCTACGCTTGGATATGCACTTATGGGACATCCTCAATATAGATGCACAAAAGGAAATATATTTTTATATGGTTCCAGCATCCTAGAGGAAACTCCGGATACCAGAGCAAGACAGGGAATGTTTTTATCTTTTCAAAATCCACTGGAGGTTCCTGGTGTATCTTTAGAAAACTTTATTAGAAGTGCACTAGAACAGAAGATAGGCAAGAGAATTCCTTATATACAGTTTAGAAAGGTTTTATTTGATAAAATGAGACTTCTTCAAATGGATACTGAGTACGCGAGAAGAGATCTGAATGTTGGTTTCTCTGGAGGTGAAAAGAAGAAAGCTGAAATTCTTCAATTATTAATGTTCGAACCTACCGTAGCGATATTAGACGAGACAGATTCCGGTTTGGATGTGGATGCGGTTCGTACAGTATCTAAAGGTGTCCAGGAATATCAGACCAATAAAGAAAGAGGATTGCTGATCATTACTCATAGTACAAAGATTTTAGAGTCTCTAGCTGTAGATTATACACATATTTTAGTGGATGGTACTATTGTAGAGACTGGAGATGCTTCTTTAATTGAAGAAGTAAATAAGAATGGATTTGAGCAGTTTCTATCCTGCATGAAATAA
- a CDS encoding ABC transporter produces the protein MIEMKDVTFCYRSDQSHGMIQNINLVIEKGEFILLCGPSGSGKTTITRLINGLIPHFYEGKLTGKIEVNEKMINEQPLYETAKMVGSVFQNPRSQFFNVDTTSELAFGCENMGMKKELIEQRIIRSVKKMKMESLMSRNIFDLSGGEKQKIACGCVAVSNPAIIVLDEPSSNLDETAIQNLRQQMILWKEQKKTIVISEHRLSYLWDLVDHVVYLENGKIKMDKKGKEKERITVENISTLGLRTIESKRISDAERKVNRKKKYRVPSGEELVLSEFSYCYKNRKEVFHIPQLRLPLGEITAIIGTNGSGKSTFLRCLCGLEKKCRGTVSINEKILKPKERLKNIFMVMQDVNHQLFTESVMEELLISMDEENEEAAIRILDQLDLTELKDRHPMSLSGGQKQRVAVASAVASGRRIILFDEPTSGLDYQHMHQIANLLKKLKGSGVSIFVVTHDAELIESCCTSVVSLEDSGIGALTKDTKEMKYETVI, from the coding sequence ATGATTGAAATGAAAGATGTTACATTTTGCTATCGTAGTGATCAGTCACACGGAATGATCCAAAATATTAACTTAGTAATAGAAAAAGGGGAGTTTATTTTATTATGTGGACCTTCTGGAAGTGGGAAGACTACTATAACAAGATTGATTAATGGATTGATTCCTCATTTTTATGAGGGAAAACTTACTGGAAAGATCGAAGTGAACGAAAAGATGATTAATGAACAGCCACTGTACGAAACAGCTAAAATGGTAGGTTCTGTTTTTCAAAATCCAAGATCGCAATTCTTTAATGTAGATACCACAAGTGAACTTGCTTTTGGATGCGAAAATATGGGAATGAAGAAGGAGTTGATAGAGCAAAGGATTATAAGGTCTGTTAAAAAGATGAAAATGGAATCATTGATGAGCCGAAATATCTTTGATCTTTCTGGAGGAGAAAAACAGAAGATTGCCTGTGGATGTGTAGCTGTTAGCAATCCGGCTATTATTGTATTAGATGAACCATCCTCGAATCTGGATGAGACCGCAATCCAAAATCTTCGTCAGCAGATGATCCTATGGAAGGAACAGAAGAAAACGATTGTAATATCGGAGCACAGACTTTCATATCTTTGGGATTTAGTAGATCACGTTGTATATTTAGAGAACGGAAAGATAAAGATGGATAAAAAAGGAAAGGAAAAAGAAAGAATAACTGTGGAGAACATATCGACATTGGGACTTCGAACGATTGAGTCGAAGAGGATCAGTGATGCAGAGAGGAAAGTCAACAGAAAAAAGAAATATAGAGTGCCTAGCGGAGAAGAATTGGTATTGTCTGAGTTCTCTTATTGTTACAAAAACAGAAAAGAAGTGTTTCATATCCCACAGTTGAGACTGCCACTTGGCGAGATTACAGCAATCATAGGAACCAATGGAAGCGGAAAATCTACCTTCTTAAGATGTCTTTGCGGACTTGAAAAGAAGTGCAGGGGGACGGTAAGCATCAATGAAAAGATTCTAAAGCCGAAAGAACGTCTAAAGAATATATTTATGGTAATGCAAGATGTGAATCATCAGCTGTTTACAGAAAGTGTTATGGAAGAGTTATTGATCAGCATGGATGAAGAAAATGAAGAAGCGGCAATTCGAATTCTTGATCAGCTTGATCTGACTGAATTGAAAGATAGACATCCGATGTCCCTTTCTGGAGGCCAGAAACAAAGAGTTGCCGTTGCATCGGCTGTGGCATCAGGTAGAAGAATTATCTTGTTTGATGAACCAACGAGTGGTTTGGATTATCAACATATGCATCAGATTGCAAATTTGTTGAAAAAACTGAAAGGATCAGGAGTCTCTATCTTTGTGGTCACACATGATGCAGAATTGATAGAAAGTTGCTGTACGTCAGTTGTTTCTTTAGAAGACAGTGGTATTGGAGCATTAACAAAGGATACTAAAGAAATGAAATATGAGACGGTTATTTAG
- a CDS encoding ABC-type cobalt transport system, permease component CbiQ and related transporters: MKQELICANNTRKKSVLDPRTKLLMLIMVSAFVLGSTGGERTIGIRYIFTLFPFLFLALEGKWKSVIRFSILFTLGMVLEMFLNRKLSGLLGFVILGSCGILTQFLPGMMMGYYALSTTTVSEFIAAMQRLHITDKITIPLSVMFRFFPTVLEEYTSIKHAMKMRGIGLGNGNFAKIVEYRMVPVMTCSVRIGEELSAAALTRGLGGTATRTNICKIGFGVLDYVVWLCSISAVIWLVIGLF, translated from the coding sequence ATGAAACAGGAACTTATTTGTGCAAATAATACTAGAAAAAAGAGTGTTTTAGATCCTAGAACAAAGCTATTGATGTTGATCATGGTATCAGCATTTGTACTAGGTTCCACTGGTGGAGAGAGAACAATTGGAATCAGATATATCTTTACCTTATTCCCGTTCCTCTTTTTAGCATTAGAAGGCAAATGGAAAAGTGTCATTCGCTTTTCTATACTGTTTACGTTAGGAATGGTTCTAGAAATGTTTTTAAATAGAAAACTCTCTGGTTTGCTTGGATTTGTAATCTTGGGAAGCTGTGGTATTCTAACACAATTTCTACCGGGAATGATGATGGGGTACTATGCACTTAGTACAACAACGGTCAGTGAGTTTATTGCAGCGATGCAGCGACTTCATATAACAGATAAAATAACCATACCACTATCGGTTATGTTTCGTTTCTTTCCTACCGTGTTAGAGGAATATACATCCATCAAACATGCAATGAAGATGCGCGGAATCGGATTGGGAAACGGTAATTTTGCAAAGATTGTGGAATACCGCATGGTACCTGTTATGACTTGCTCCGTTCGAATTGGGGAGGAACTTTCAGCAGCAGCATTAACACGGGGATTAGGTGGTACGGCAACTAGAACTAATATCTGTAAGATCGGGTTTGGAGTGCTGGATTATGTTGTATGGTTATGTTCAATTAGTGCAGTGATCTGGCTTGTAATAGGACTATTCTAA
- a CDS encoding membrane protein → MYQKSKSKGLQGKDLINIGIYSAIYFVVVFAVAMLGYIPIFMMLLPVLVPILTGIPFMLFLTKVNKFGMIWISSIIMGILMLLTGMSYHALIVGTITGLLADLIYKSGSYKSSIKAVLTSGVFSMWVAANYMPLIFTPTTYWSTRQEYGKEYITTMTNWLPTWMCPVLFLVALICGIIGGYIGKRILKKHFERAGIA, encoded by the coding sequence ATGTATCAAAAAAGTAAATCGAAAGGATTACAAGGAAAAGATTTAATTAATATTGGTATTTATTCAGCCATCTATTTTGTGGTTGTATTTGCAGTTGCAATGTTAGGGTATATACCAATCTTTATGATGCTATTACCAGTTTTGGTTCCTATCTTGACGGGAATTCCATTTATGCTATTTCTCACTAAAGTTAATAAATTCGGGATGATATGGATCAGCAGTATTATCATGGGAATTCTTATGCTGCTGACCGGAATGAGTTATCATGCATTGATCGTAGGAACAATAACTGGACTTTTGGCAGATCTCATATATAAGAGTGGCAGTTATAAAAGCAGTATAAAAGCAGTATTGACATCAGGGGTATTCAGCATGTGGGTTGCAGCTAATTATATGCCACTTATTTTCACACCGACGACGTACTGGTCTACAAGACAGGAGTATGGGAAGGAATACATAACAACGATGACTAATTGGCTTCCAACGTGGATGTGTCCTGTCTTGTTTCTAGTTGCATTGATTTGCGGAATTATCGGAGGATATATTGGAAAGAGAATTTTGAAAAAACATTTTGAAAGAGCTGGAATAGCATAG
- a CDS encoding lipid A export ATP-binding/permease protein MsbA has translation MKKEQPFKKNRKLIISAIGVVLEGLLSGCNFLVLFQVLEFIFGKSVTMNEIIKTTGVLAIIFLLRLLIYIVSYTGCQEGGSDVSRIIRIAIGDKLKLIPLPLFTKNRKGFYINAATSEVGDYEQILTHKAAEIIKYSILVVVVGIYGCTLLVPAGVSLLLSSFLVIPFMGLSIHMIHIYGVRKNLAREENVSAITEYLAGSQTLRSYGLVGKKNESLTSSMKEYSDISYRYEKAVMPIGIVYNFFSFLAFAYCIISAVDAWTKETIGPASLVLLIMLPLFITKVNLTLFINLTAFRNLSLSKEKIQKIFQEEEEHEDEKGFNPYGSQIVFQHVDFSYVEEEPVLKDISFKIPERKLTAIVGDSGSGKSTILNLISKYYSPQSGHILIGNQDIENEAAEQILSKISQVDQDVFLFNDTVKNNIRYARMDATDQEIEQACRQANCDGFIQSMEKGYDTEIGENGNKLSGGERQRLSVARAILKNSPIILLDEATASLDIENELLVKQAIANLLKADKTVVMIAHTLPIVKSADKILVLENGCICESGTHEELLQRNGKYKTMWNASQSLK, from the coding sequence ATGAAGAAGGAACAACCGTTTAAAAAAAATAGAAAACTGATCATATCGGCAATTGGTGTTGTATTAGAAGGATTACTTTCCGGCTGCAATTTTCTTGTATTATTTCAGGTGCTGGAGTTTATCTTTGGTAAGAGTGTAACGATGAATGAGATCATAAAAACAACAGGAGTACTAGCTATTATCTTTCTTTTGCGGTTACTCATCTACATAGTTTCCTATACGGGGTGCCAGGAAGGTGGTTCCGATGTAAGTAGAATTATACGAATTGCCATTGGAGATAAGTTAAAGCTGATTCCACTGCCCCTTTTTACAAAGAATCGGAAGGGATTCTATATCAATGCGGCAACGAGTGAAGTAGGTGATTATGAACAGATCCTCACTCATAAAGCGGCTGAGATCATTAAATATTCTATTTTGGTAGTAGTAGTCGGTATTTATGGATGTACCTTGCTGGTACCTGCCGGAGTTTCTCTATTACTTTCTTCTTTCTTAGTCATTCCGTTTATGGGATTGTCCATACATATGATACACATCTATGGTGTTAGAAAGAACTTGGCGAGAGAAGAAAATGTCAGTGCGATCACGGAATATCTTGCGGGAAGCCAGACATTACGCTCGTATGGCCTTGTTGGAAAAAAGAATGAGTCTCTAACAAGTTCCATGAAAGAATATTCCGACATTAGTTATCGCTATGAAAAGGCAGTCATGCCTATCGGAATTGTTTATAACTTTTTTAGTTTTCTTGCATTCGCTTATTGCATTATCAGTGCGGTGGATGCATGGACAAAGGAAACCATTGGGCCGGCTTCTCTCGTATTATTGATCATGCTGCCACTGTTTATTACAAAAGTAAATCTGACTTTATTTATTAACTTAACTGCATTTCGGAACTTAAGTCTTTCCAAAGAAAAAATTCAGAAGATCTTTCAGGAAGAAGAGGAACATGAGGATGAGAAAGGATTTAATCCATATGGCTCTCAAATAGTATTTCAACATGTCGACTTCTCGTATGTAGAAGAGGAACCGGTCTTAAAAGATATCAGCTTTAAGATTCCGGAACGAAAACTGACCGCCATTGTAGGAGATTCTGGATCTGGTAAATCAACGATTTTGAATCTGATCTCAAAGTACTACTCGCCACAAAGCGGCCATATTTTAATCGGTAATCAGGATATCGAGAATGAAGCAGCAGAACAGATATTATCAAAGATCAGTCAAGTTGATCAGGATGTATTCTTATTTAATGATACAGTTAAAAACAATATCCGATATGCGCGCATGGATGCTACTGACCAAGAAATCGAGCAAGCATGCAGACAAGCAAATTGTGATGGATTCATTCAATCGATGGAGAAAGGCTATGATACCGAAATTGGAGAGAATGGCAATAAGCTTTCTGGTGGAGAGAGACAGAGACTTTCCGTAGCAAGAGCGATTCTAAAAAATAGTCCGATCATTTTACTAGATGAGGCTACCGCTTCCTTAGATATTGAAAATGAGCTATTAGTAAAGCAGGCCATAGCCAATCTTCTAAAGGCAGATAAAACGGTGGTAATGATCGCACATACATTGCCAATTGTAAAGAGTGCAGATAAGATCCTTGTATTAGAGAATGGTTGTATTTGTGAATCTGGTACACATGAAGAATTACTGCAAAGGAATGGAAAGTATAAGACAATGTGGAATGCTTCTCAAAGCTTGAAATGA